DNA sequence from the Syntrophales bacterium genome:
AGTTCGACCAGCAACATGCGTGTAAATAGTCCTCTCTCGTCGATTGCGAGGAGCTGTTCATTACGTCGTTTGCAGTCAGCATCAGCGTTGACGGTAAGCTGATATTCATTCGTGACGAACCAATCAAATACACTTCTCTGTCCAAGTTCCTTCAAAAGGTTCTTGACTAGATTCATATCTATGGCGACTTGAATGGGTTTGTCTACTGAGTGACGAATACCTTGGAGTGTAGTCTTTTGGACAAGAATCGTTGCGAGGGTTGCTATGTTCTTCTCTTGCCGCTCAGAAGGGTCAAGCTTGACGACAAACTCACCATCCTTTAGATCGTATGCACCCGGAGAATCATTATGAACCCACACCACTTCGACTGCTTTGGGGAGAATTGATTGACCGAAGTGCATAGCCCGTCTTGCAAGATTCAGTTTTCCTTTTGCATCGTTGGAGATAAACTTCTTCTCTTTGTCTCGTTGTCCAGTAAGACTAAATGCCGCTTTATAGAACTTTGCACGCCAAACAGATGACTTGTCCTCATCCAAGAGGATTCGAAGTAGGAAAACGATGAAAGCAACAGCGAGAACCCATAATCCGTACTGTTTAACAAGTTCAATCAAAAAGTCGATCATTGTTTTGCCTCCTCTCCTGATGCAAGTAAAAGAAGGCAATTCTCCTTGTTACAGGAGAAAAGGAGTTGGTTCCCCTTTCGAGTCAGAGCCTTGAAGTTGTCTGCTGCGATTACATCACCGCAGGAATGACATTTTATGTCGCCAGCCTTGAATCTGTCGAACAGTCCTAGCCGTGTGAGGAAAGATTCAAGTTCCGATGAGTGAACTGCCTGAAATATCTCTTTCATTTGGGTTGTCCTCAGTTATTTATGGATTGCGGTTTCGCATAACGTTCACACAAACCACGCCGTACCGCCCCGGTAATTTGCAAATAACACATTCAATACTTGCCCCGGGGCGGGATGGAACGACCACAATACTCCTTTTCGACAAAGCGAGTGTCGTGGTTTGTGCTGTTATACGGCATGCGAGCATCTGACGTTCATTTTGAGAAGGTAATTCCGTTCCCATTCAGGAATGCCTCTAACTCCGAGACTGATATCGCTTCCCCAATCATTACCTGTGACATATCACGAAGTGATTTCACAATTTCAGCAACAATCTGAGCTTCTGACATTTCTATCGGCTTTCCGCTCGCATCTGTCCCAGAAAACTGGAATCCTGAGCTCTGTTTAGAAAAAGCCTCGACTGCTGATTTCACGAATGGCGTGAAAAGCGGAAGCGCCTTGTTCACGACAACGCCAATAACTTTGTCGCTGTTAGCTCGAAACAACGGCCCGCCGGAGTTGCCGGAATTAAACGCAGCGTTCACTACAAGATGCTTGACGAGGTTACTTGACGTCTGGTTATTTTTGTAAGCTTTGAACCCTGACAAGTAGCCGACAGAGAGCAAAGGAGCTGGACCATTATACCCTAACGGGTATCCCCAGGTCCAAACAATCTCGCCCGCCGATATGTCAGCGTCATCTCCCAAAAGGACTCCATCGGAGAGCTTTTGTTGCGGAATAAGAGCGGCAAGGTCTCTTGCAGTGTCAATCTTGACGTCCTTTATAGCAAACTTTACACCTGTTGGTGAAATAGCAATGATGTCGTTTGCTTGGCAGTCACGAATTACATGTTCATTGGTGATAATGGGACCATCCTTCAAAAGGAAGCCGCTTCCTTTCGAGGCAGTTTTCTTACAGTAGATCATGTAGACTGACTTGATTGCAGTTTTCCCGGAATCACCCACTGCGTTAAGTAACCATTGGGTTGCGGTTGGTGAGTAGTCTTCCATCTTACCCTCGATTTGTGAAATTAGTTTTGCATAGCTCAGCGAAAGAACAAGGATGACATAAAATACCTTCTTCATAGATTCTCCTTATCTAGCATGCCGCATAACTATTGGTTTAACGAATTTCGTTTAGCCATCCTATTTGGGTTGTTATACGACATATGTCGTTTATTTCGTTCCTGTCTGAAGCGCTCCTTGCGGAGTCGAATGTTTGATCTGATCCAGCGGACTGCGAATCCTCCCAAGTGATTTTTGACTGACATGGGTATATATCTCCGTCGTTTTTGAGCTGGTATGGCCGAGAAGTTCCTGGATATATCGCAAATCGGTTCCTCTTTCAAGCAAATGCGTGGCGAAACTATGCCGCAGGGTATGAACCGTTGCCTGTTTTCGGACGCCCGATTTTGCTAATGTCCGTTTGAAGATTGCCTGCACGCTACGCGGGGAATATTTCCCGCCGTCCTGCCCTTCGAACAGATATTTAGTCGGATGAAATTCTTTGTAATAAGTGCGTAGAAGATTAAGAGTCGTCTGTGAGAGAAGTGACGTTCGATCCTTCTGACCTTTCCCTGCCCGAATAAAAATCAGGTTTCGTTTTGAATCAATATCGGTAACCGAGAGGTTGACGACCTCGCCGAGTCGTAATCCGGCCGAGTAAAGAAGGTATAACAGACATCTATGCTTGAGATTATCCACTGTTTTCAAGATTGAAACTACTTCTTCTTCGCTAAGTACGGTTGGTAAAGAAGAAGCTTTTTTGGGGCGGGGCAGGTTATAGATTTCAGAGGGGCGGCCGAGAACTTTTTCATAGTAGAATTTAATTGCATTGATCTGAAGATTTTGAAGCGAAGGAGATAAGTTCTGCTTAACTATTTTATCTGAAAGATACATTTGGATGTCCGACTTGTCCAAATTAGCGATGCGATCTTCTCCAAAGTGCAACGCGAACCGGTTAAAAGCGTTTAGATAGGATTTAACAGTAGATTGACTATAACGCTTTAGAGTCAGCATTTCCTGATATGATTTGACGGCCTCACTCACGCCGAATTAATCCTTTCTGGATACAGGCGCTTCATAAATTTTCTGCTCTCGTCCCCGAACCGTATTCTCACTATTTAGACTTTTGTCTTCATTTGAAATTATTTTACGATAGAAATTATCTGAAGTCAAGAGAAAATTTCCCGGAGGAAGCATGGCAAATAGTGTGCGACTCACCTTTCCCTTGTTATAAAAAACCATCTAAAAGTGATCCGTCTTTTTGCCATACTATTTGACATGCTTTTCCGATGGAAAGCTTAATCCTGTAAACGTATATAACTGGATTTTGCAAAAACGGATTTGACTCGTCCGGTCAACTCCCGCCCGATA
Encoded proteins:
- a CDS encoding serine protease, which encodes MKKVFYVILVLSLSYAKLISQIEGKMEDYSPTATQWLLNAVGDSGKTAIKSVYMIYCKKTASKGSGFLLKDGPIITNEHVIRDCQANDIIAISPTGVKFAIKDVKIDTARDLAALIPQQKLSDGVLLGDDADISAGEIVWTWGYPLGYNGPAPLLSVGYLSGFKAYKNNQTSSNLVKHLVVNAAFNSGNSGGPLFRANSDKVIGVVVNKALPLFTPFVKSAVEAFSKQSSGFQFSGTDASGKPIEMSEAQIVAEIVKSLRDMSQVMIGEAISVSELEAFLNGNGITFSK
- a CDS encoding site-specific integrase, encoding MSEAVKSYQEMLTLKRYSQSTVKSYLNAFNRFALHFGEDRIANLDKSDIQMYLSDKIVKQNLSPSLQNLQINAIKFYYEKVLGRPSEIYNLPRPKKASSLPTVLSEEEVVSILKTVDNLKHRCLLYLLYSAGLRLGEVVNLSVTDIDSKRNLIFIRAGKGQKDRTSLLSQTTLNLLRTYYKEFHPTKYLFEGQDGGKYSPRSVQAIFKRTLAKSGVRKQATVHTLRHSFATHLLERGTDLRYIQELLGHTSSKTTEIYTHVSQKSLGRIRSPLDQIKHSTPQGALQTGTK